In the genome of Nomascus leucogenys isolate Asia chromosome 12, Asia_NLE_v1, whole genome shotgun sequence, the window atctcccgggttccagcaattctcttgcctcagccgcccgagtagttgggactacaggcctgcgccaccatgcccggctaattttttttgtatttttagtagagacaaggtttcaccatgttggccaggctggtcttgaactcctgacctcaagtgatccacccgccacagcctcccaaagtgctgggattacaggcacacaccaccacacctggccggatACAGGCATTATTATCCcagttttaaagatgaggaaactgagatgccGAGACTTTAAATGACCTGTTCAACAGCTCATAGCTCTTATGCAGTAGACCCAGAATTGAAAGCCAGTGAGCCCCACTCTAGGGTCACTAACCACCACTCTGCTGCCCCACTTCCAGGGCCTACCCTCCTACAGCTGTGATCTACCTTTCATATCTGCTCCTGTGGGTCTGTGCATCCAGGACCCGGGGCCAGTCACTTACACTCTTTGAgactcagcttcctcctctgtgaatGAGGGCAGTCATAATCATTTACTCCAGGGGTGAGAAAACACTGCAGAAATGGGTAGGACCAGTCACTAGGGATCGAAAGGGTGCACCATTCTGGTGGCCAGACAGAACTTTGGGGAAAAGGGATCCACCTTCAATTATTGCAAGGACAAATACCTTTGGGCATACAGTCACCCTAATAGTTGACTTTTAAGATGGATAAAAGAtttattgttaaatgaaaaacaacaaagttGCAAAACAGTGAGCATTAATGcatgcagttaaaaaaaagaaagaaaagaaaacgctgggcacagtggttcatgcctgtaatcccagcactttgggaggctgaggcaggaggatcagttgaggccaggagtttgagaccagcctgggcaatataatgagatcccgcctctacaaaagatttaaagCAATTACTTGgacatggtggtgcccacctgtagttctagccattcaggaggccgaggtgagaacattgcttgaggccaggagtttgcagCTGCAGGAAGCTATGATCATGTGAGTTTgcagctgcagtaagctatgatcatgtgaGTTTgcagctgcagtaagctatgatcatgccgctgcattccagcctgggtgaaagagcaagaccctgtctctgaaaataaaaacatattttttaagcaGTAGTCTCAGTTTACATCACACGTTCCCATTCAACACGTCCACTTCAGCAGCACACACTGCATTTAACGgtgggccaggccctgggctgcgTGGAGAGACAGCTGCTATTTTGGAGAAGAGCAGAGGATGTGGAGGCAGGGAGATaacctgctgtgtggccttaggaaAACCACCTACCTGCTCTgagcctctctctcctctctttcaaaCACAGATGTGATGGCAATTGTGAGATACCAATGAAGGAAGAGGTTCTAGGCACGTGGGCATCGCTGGGTATCATCTCATACAAGCCCGCAACAGCCCCATAAGATgagtatctccattttacagaggaggaaactgaggcttggggagggTGACTGGAAAGCCCAGATCACACTGAGATCAGGTGTCAGTGTCAGGATGCAAATTCCGTGTGTGTGGGTCTCAGGTCAGAAACCCCCAATCTAGCCCTGTCTGTCCTGCCATTGTTCAGCCCCTCCTGTTTCCAGATGGGGCGTTGCTGTCTAGCACACCCGACAATTACCTTTAGGGCTCATGTATGTATTATGTGTCTCTCGCACTAGAAAGTCatctccctgagggcagggactttacTTTTCTCATTGTTATATCCCCAGCGACTAGAACTGTGCCTGGTCCGTGGTAGGTGCTtcataactatttgttgaatgaatgaatgagaaaatgaaagaggtCCCTAGTAAAGAACCAAAGGAAGTGGCCCTGGGGCCCATGGAGATGGTGCCACCCTTCCAGGTCACATGGCTGGCAAGGGCAGAGCAGGACCAGGGCCAGGTCCTGAATTCCCACTCAGTCCTGCTTCTCCCAAATCCAGAGGGCTCTGTTCATCAACACCCCTGTCCATGGCCACTGGAGACCACATGAGCAAATCTGTCTGGTTCAGGAAGGGATCAGGACAAAAACGAAGCTGCCTGCATTCTGATCCTGGCTGGACTTCTGCCTGCTAGTCCTgcttatgcctcagtttctcaatctGGAACATGGGCACCTGCCTCTCTGCTGACGTGGGTGGAGAAGGATTCAGAAGGAGTGTGCAGAGGTGGTCCTTCCTGCCATCCTTCCTCCCTCAGGAGGGGCCGGGCCGGCCTGAGGCACTGGGGCCAAGGCATGGCGGTGTTGTGGGAAGGCGCCTCTGCCACAGAGCCACAGGGTCAGGGCTGGGAGGCACCTTGCTTTTCTGATGCCATCACCGTAGAATGGACGAGAAAGCAGAGGTCTAGGGAAGGGAAGGGCCGTGGCTCAGGACATGCAGGAGTTAATGGTGGGCCCAGGCAGCACAAGAACCTGGGTCCTGCCTCCCAGCTCAGGGCTCTCCCCTCCCTGAGCACAGAGAGACCAGGGACAGAATCCAGCCGCTCCATCACTGTCCTGCCCAAGAGAGCCCAGGTCTACAGGCTGATATGGATGACAGGCCAGGCAGGGCCCCGGCTCtgaccccagccctggcctcccagtgCAGGCTCTGAACATCACGACACAGGCTTGGCTTCCTAAAGCACCTGCTCTGCACAGAGGCCTGAGCCATGGTGGGAGGCCTGTGACAGCCCCGCCCCCTGGGTCCCACAGGCTGCCATCAAGAGTTGGGCCCTAGGGGCACCAGGCCTGGCTTTTCAGGAGTCAGATGAAGCTGATAGGAGAGGTGGAGCTGGCGGGAGCAGGTGTGGGAGCCTGGGTGTGGGCGGTGACACCACAGCGACCCTGCTATTAGATCCCTTGGTGGCCTCTGcctgcatgcctataatctcagctactagggaggctgaggcaggagaagggccaCCAACCTCCAGGGGCCTCCAAACATGCAGAGCATCCTGGTATGTGTCTAATCCATGCCCCCCCGCCGCCCCACCCAGCCTCAGTAATTACCAGTTAAAGCTACTCTGAGAGAGTTCTACTAGTGCAGTTAGCACAGCAGAATAAAGAAGGCCTTTCTGACAGCTGGCTGCGCCCACCCGCAGCCTGGGCTTCCACTAACAACGATCTGCTTGTTAATCCCACAGCGCTGGACGCCCCGAGTCTTCATGAAGTGCTCAGAGCTGGTGCGGGAAGAAGCTGGGATTTGGAATCCACAGCCGTGGATGCCACCTTGGAtgtgctgtgtggccctgggctggctatttaacctctctgagcccatgAAACAGGGCTGGCAAAACAGTCTCACATGAATTAATTGAGGAATTGTAAGGCTGTGAAAGTTCACATGCTACTTTTCATTCTAAAAACAGGTACAAACACTTTTTGGTTGGCTTTTATAATCCATTTCTAGGTTTTACATGTGTACAAGACATGTGGAGATGTTCCTGTCACCTCCACACTAAGGCTGGGCCACAGCTGGGAGGCCAACAGTGCCCAGGTCCAGGTTCACCCTCTGAGGGGAGCAGCACAGACTTTCTACTCCTGCCCCTCTACCAATCACACAACAACCCTGAGGACAGATCACCAGGCACCTCATTTTACAAGGAGCAACCAAGGCTGAGAGGGTGAGGAACTTCCCTAAGGTCACACAGAGGGGTAGGCCCTGCCCAATTCACAGCAACAGCGCTACCAGGCTGTGCATGCCTTGACCCAGGAGATGCCAGGGGAGGTGGGATGTGGGCTGGGTGGTGGTGACTCATTCTGATGGGCGACTCCCCCGGGGACATTCTTGGACAACTCTTCTTGGTCCTGAGCCCAGTGTCAGCCTGTCCTGATGAcagagccccagccccagcttcaCAGATGGTCTCCTCTGTCCCACATCCCCACCCTGTCCTCTAACTACAAAAGCAGCATCCAGATCCCACCGGCCAGAGTCCTGTGTCTGACACTGGGCGTTCAGCGATGGTGAACGGCTGCCTCCTGCTGCTCACCCCCACCACCAGCTCTGGgtttcgggaggcagaggcttggCCATGCCCTCTTCTACCCTAGTGTAGAAAGCAAATGGCTGATGGCCCCACAAAACCTGCTGTGGCTCAGTTCCCTGTGTTCCTCAGCCCAGACTCCTCAGAAAGCTCTCTGCACCCTGAAAGCCTGACCTGACAACAGAAATGTCATCTCATGGAGCCCTGGATGTACAGTCAGGCTTCCTGGGCCTGTCCTGGCTCAGCGGCGTAGAGGCTGCGCTGTCCTAGGCATGGcgctgcctctctgagcctcactgtCCTCATCTGGGAGATAGGGATGAAGACCGTGGCTGCTATCAGGGTTGTCGGGAGGATGACGAATTAATGATGCTGTCTGTGGAGCGAAGCTGATGGCCGGGGCCAGGgaccccctccctcctctcagcCCCACAGCTCCCTGACTTTGGGCTGATCTGTCGTCCTTGGTTCCCCAGACCCTGGCCTGTCACTAGCCACAGACAGGAGGCAAAGCAGATGGGGGACCTGACCAACAGTAACTACACGACCATAGGCCAAAGAGTTTagtactggaaaaaaaatctctgagatCTTAAGGAATAAATAGCTCCAGGGTTTCATACAAGACATTTGCAGACAGGAAAAGCTGGGCTTCGCCCGGGAGAACAAAGTGGGTCCAGCTGCCCACTGGACCATTCCACAGGACCGGACACTCACCCCATACCAGATCACATCCCAGGTGTTGGGCCCAGGGCGACAAGGCCACAGTCCCTGCCCCAGCGAGCTGAGTTTGCTTCTTCCCCAGCCGCTCCCCTGACAGCCACACCCCACCCAGGCTCCGCACAGGGAAGAGCCTGCTGTGGACTCAGGGCACGCGACTCAGCTCTGGTCACTCTGATGATGTGACCACAGGTTTCTACGCTGAACTTTGTCCCTCTCCTCAGTACTGCCCTTATCACAGTGACAGCATCCTGGCCTCTGTTTACTCACCTGTCTCCCCAGGACCAGGATGTCTTCCCCGGGCAGCCCAGGTGGGCAAAGACATCATTTGATTCTTACTCCTGGGTGCGTTTGGGGCAGGGTGAAGGCAGCGCCTGGGAGTCCACAGTCTCCCACACCCTGCTCTTGACCACCCCGCAGCCCAGGGGGCCCCATGACCCTTAGACCTTCCCTAACCACGGCGGTCCCACTCCCCTGTGGTTCGCGTCCACCGTCTGTGATTTCCCGTTCTGCCAGGGCCCGGCACCGCCCGCGGAGGCGCGCCCCTCCCCTGCAGCCAGTTTACTCCGAGGGTCTCCGCGCTGGCGGCCGCACTCACCCATGTTGACGAAGCTCATGACCAGGTCGGCGCGGCCCAGGCGCTGCTCCGCGGACGCGCCGTCCTCGTCGTCGTCGTCGCCGGCCATGGCGTGGTACAGGTCCAGCATGAAGAGCGGCGCGGACGCGGGCAGCCGGGAGGCGGCGGGTGGCGCGCGGGGCCGGGGCCGCCCAGGCAGCCCGAGCACCGCCAGGATCTCGCGCTGCACGTCCCGGCGCTCGCGCGCGCCCAGACGTCGCTGGGGACAGCCGGGCGGGGGTCGCAGGCCGGGGCCGCCCCCGCCCAGCGCGCACAGCGCCAGGCCCAGGAGCCAGAGCGGGCCCGGGAGCGCGGCCATGGCGGGCCGGGGGCGCTCAGCGGGCGCGCATCGGCTCCGCGGCCGCCCCTGGGCCTGGGGACGCCCGGACGGCAAGGAGGCTGGGCTCGGCGGGGCGGGCGGCGACTGCGGCCTCAGCGCGGTCCCTGGAGCGCCTCCCGCGCGGCACCTGTCCTGGCTCCTGGACGAGAGGACGCGGACGCCACCGCCTCGAGGCCGGGGCTACTCTGCGGACTGGGACTGTCGGCCAATCCGTCTGTCGCCGTCGTGCCCGCCAGTCCGGCTGTGTCCGCGGTCCGAGCAGCGCAGGGGCGATGGGGGAGCTCCTGCAGCCACCCTCGCGGTGCGATTCCCGCGAGTCCCTGCCTTGCCCAGCGGTCGGCGTCGCCCGCCCCCACCCCGGGACTGACCAATgagggggcaggggcggggcctgggccCGGGGGCCACGCCCGCGAGGGGGCCCGGGGCTGCGGCCGGTGAGCGGGTGGTAAGACCCCGAGGTGCTACCTCGGCGTGGCGGGTGGGCGGGCGGCCCGGGCGAGGGGCTCGCAGCCTGGGCGTCAGCGTGGTCATGGCCGTCGTGGCTCCCGCCGCGGGCCTCGGCGCAGAGATCCTAGGGCCGCGGCGCCGTTCCTGTCCCGCTAGTGGTGCGGCCCCGGCCGGcgctgcccggccgccccgcagTGGCATGCGGGGGTCGCCGTGGCGTGCTGCAGGCGCCTCCTTCCCGGCACCTGCTCAGCTGCTCCTCCCTGCGCCCCCACCTGGCTCCCGCGCGCACCCGGGCAGCGCCCCAGGAGGGGCCCCCTCGCCAGCCCTTGCTGCGCGGCCTGCGCCCCCTGCGCCCCCAGTACTGATCCAGCTTTGCGGGGGAGACGCGCACCCGCCTCTTGCCTTTAGCCGGGCCAGGAGCTCTGGGGCCCTTCCGGAGCACCCGGGAGCTACCTGTGTGCGCACATCTTCTCAGTCGCCACAGCCCCGGTGCAGGCCTGGCAGGAGAAGGATCCCCGCGGAAGTGCCTCGACTAACTCAGCCCCTTTCTGCACACTCTGCTCTTCCCTGGGCGCGCTGTCGCCTTACTTATTCCTGCGTGGTTCAGGCGCTGCAGAAGGGGAAGGCACCTAGACTGCACTGGGAAGGCCCCTGGAGTTGACCTGGAGCGCCAGGAAAGGTCAGTGGAGGGAAGTGctccaagcagagggaagagtTTGTGCCAAGGCCCTGAGACCCCGGCGGGGGAGCCTAATAATGGCAGGTAACAGTCAGCACTTGCCACGCGCAAGGCATGTTCTGAGTGTGTGTCTCGTGTCATTTCTGTGATGCTTGCACATCGTCAGGGGGTACCTACCATTGGAACCTCCTCTtttaacaaatgaggaaagtgaggcacacaGCGGTTAAGGGACTTACACCAGGTCagtacagaaaagtaaaaatattacccccaacaaattttaaaatcacccAAATCCCTGTTTCCAGAGATAACTACTGGTAATATTTGATGTCTCTTTTTCTTACacgtatgtgtattttttaatacaaaaaacaGGATCTTACTTGCTTTATTTGCTTCACGTTATATTGCAATATTTCACTATGCCATTAATTATTGCACACTTTTTTTTACTGGCTTCGTGGTATTTTTTCATCATATTgctatcataatttatttaatcaagcTTATGTTATgggataatatatttatatttatatattatataaaatgttgttATGAACAATCTCGTAGAATAATCTGTGCACATCCATGGTGATTTCTTTAGGATGAATTTCTAGagatggatttttgttttttttttttttttgagacggagtcttgctctgtcacccaggctggagtgcaatggtatgatcttggctcactgcagcctccgcctcccgggttcaagcggtctttgtgcctcagccccctgagtagctgggattacaggcgtgcgccaccatgcttggctaatttttgtatttttagtatacacaggttttgccatgttggacaggctagtctcgaactcctgggctcaggtgatctatccaccccagcttcccaaagtgttgggattataggcgtgtagAGATGGAATATTTGAATCAAAgagcatatacattttttatggtttttgataCGTATTATCTGTTGCCTCAATAGCATGAGGGTGCTTATTTTCTATCACCCTTACCAACACTAGATATAACtgttaaatacacaaataaatcaaTCTCTGCTGGTTCGATAGATGAAAACTTCTCTGCTGTTGTAACTTGCGTGTGGAGGGTTACTACACACTGCTCCCTTGTTTTGAAACCCTGTCCTCCCCTGGCTTCAAGGAAGTCTGCTCCCTTGCTGACCACTCCTCCCTGCCCACTTCTAAAACATGGATGTCCGCTGGGTCTGTCCACAGTCCCATTCTCCCCTTAGATTTGGCCTGGTGATGAGCTCATCCACTCTGGCTTCAGTGCCGCCATACAGTCACACCCAACTCCAAATATATTAGCAGGGCAGGCCTTCCTGCTAGATGCCAGAAGCTATATCCAAT includes:
- the LOC105740595 gene encoding skin secretory protein xP2, with protein sequence MAVVAPAAGLGAEILGPRRRSCPASGAAPAGAARPPRSGMRGSPWRAAGASFPAPAQLLLPAPPPGSRAHPGSAPGGAPSPALAARPAPPAPPVLIQLCGGDAHPPLAFSRARSSGALPEHPGATCVRTSSQSPQPRCRPGRRRIPAEVPRLTQPLSAHSALPWARCRLTYSCVVQALQKGKAPRLHWEGPWS